The following DNA comes from Nitrosopumilus sp..
GGCCCTACAAAAGAAGATTTCATTAATGGTAATTATCTAGAATACAGACTACAAAACATGATAATCAATACAATTGATGCATCATATTCAGGCGCAGAGGGGATCAGAGAAGCATTTGCAAAGTCAGCAGATATTTTAGGAGATTTTAGAATGGTTGAAGAGAAAAAACTTGTAGAAGATTTGTTTAGAGAAATTAACTCCAATTCAGGTAAAGGCTCATACGGGTTACAAGAGGTCATAGATTATCTCAAAAACAATGTTGTCAAAACACTGATCATCACAGACAATACAAATCTTCACAGAGTTGAAGCCAAGTGTAAGCGATGCAAACATCTTCAAGAAGTGATTATTGAGAGACCAGAAGTAATTCCAAAAAAAACAGAATTTACAAGTACACCATGTCCATCGTGTAATGCTATGGATACAGAAGTTTTTGAACAGGATATTGTTGATTATCTAGAAATTCTTGCCGCAAAGACAGGTTCTCAGTTAGAGGTTATTTCTGGAAGCGCAGAACATGGAAACATGCTTGCAAGCCTAGGAAAAATTGGGGCAATTTTGAGATACAATCCAGGTCATACTAAGTAATAAAACTGCGAATTTTTATTGCAAGTTTTAAAAGTTCGTCATCATCTGAGATTTGTCGTTTTGTCCATACAGTTCCTTTGCTGTTATATCTTGGAATAATATGAATATGAACATGTGGGATAATTTGTTTTGCGGCTCTGCCGTTATTTTGACCCAAACTAAACGCATCGGCTCCAGTTGCATTTAATATTGCCTTTGCAATTTTTGGTACAACTGAGAAAACATTTCCAACATCAATAGAATCCATATCAGTAATTTTTTCATGATGCTTCCTTGGAACAACTAAACTGTGACCTACATCTATTGGATATTTATCTAAAAAGGCTACATGGTATTTGTCTTCATAAAGAAAATGTCCATCTCTTTTTCCATTTAGAATATCACAAAAAATACAATCCATACAGAACAATTATTTCTGATTTTATTTATTATTTTATGGAATAAATCATGTGAAATTGAATTAAACTGTCGAATGGTTAATTAGGGCAAATTTAAGACTCTGACTATCTAATGGGCCGAAAAGAGAGAAGAGAACGTGAAGAAAAACGTGAAAATTATGCCACGAAACATTCAGCAGCTAAAAGAAAACAAACCCTAATTGCTGTAGGAGTTTTGACCGGTATCGCATTAATTGTAGGTTATGCAGGATGGCTATTTGTTAACATGTCAGACAATGTTCCAGGCGGTCCAGAAAATGCAGGAGCCTTAGGTAGTGAGCATTCACATGCAGCATTACTAGTAAAAATATTTGGAGATAAATTTGATTTTTCAGCTCCTGCATATCAGATCAAATCAAGTTGGATTCATTTTGAAGGAAGAGATGGTTCTACAATACATAAACACGCCACAGGTGTTACTTTGGGATATCTTTTTGAGACATTACAACTTGGTCTTGACGATCAATGCTTTGTATTCCAAGATGGCAGAAGCTTCTGTACAAATGAGGATTATTCATTGGTATTTTACATAAATGGAAAACAGGTTCCAGACATCAGAGACTATGAAATCCAAGAAGATGACAGAATTCTGATTTCATACGGTGCTGAAACTCCTGAAGAGTTGCAATCACAACTACTAGAATTAGATAACCAAGATCTCATCAAATAGAATTTTCAGATTCTTCCTTTGTAGTAAATTGTGCCATCTTGTCAAAGAACATATAGTAACCACATCGGATACATCGAAGAACAGTTAGTTCAGTGGTAAGGAATTCTTTATCCTCAAATCTACCATTTAATTTTACATTCTCTCCTGCAATTTCAGCCTTGTTGCTTTTACATACGGGGCACTCTAGTGATTTTTGCTCCACAGTATCTGGACAAAATATTAGAATTTAAACTCAATGAAATATTTTGAAGTCTAAATTATTATC
Coding sequences within:
- a CDS encoding protein-disulfide isomerase, which produces MGRKERREREEKRENYATKHSAAKRKQTLIAVGVLTGIALIVGYAGWLFVNMSDNVPGGPENAGALGSEHSHAALLVKIFGDKFDFSAPAYQIKSSWIHFEGRDGSTIHKHATGVTLGYLFETLQLGLDDQCFVFQDGRSFCTNEDYSLVFYINGKQVPDIRDYEIQEDDRILISYGAETPEELQSQLLELDNQDLIK
- a CDS encoding HIT domain-containing protein, coding for MDCIFCDILNGKRDGHFLYEDKYHVAFLDKYPIDVGHSLVVPRKHHEKITDMDSIDVGNVFSVVPKIAKAILNATGADAFSLGQNNGRAAKQIIPHVHIHIIPRYNSKGTVWTKRQISDDDELLKLAIKIRSFIT